From Amphiura filiformis chromosome 20, Afil_fr2py, whole genome shotgun sequence, a single genomic window includes:
- the LOC140143013 gene encoding glycine receptor subunit alpha-2-like isoform X3 gives MNDDGSKLRPNNGGPPVHVDLGLEVESLGQISASTMDFSVTMFLREYWHDPRLANNSTSHLILKGNDVDMVWSPDIYFLHEKKAKMHDVTVTNKLIYIRPNGSVWMSLRLSATLACHMSLEYFPMDSQTCSIEMSSYAYNTAEMTLYLVEEKVIIDKKMEIPRFEFLNFQVINDNMSFATGTVRGSFSKCEIRLEFERQMQAYLLTVYIPSCLLVTIAWLSFWIDARAAPARITLGITTVLTVTTMTSGILETLPVVTYAKAIDLWLAACLLFVFLCLLEYAWANYLVVLEQRRIKKRKSMRLTKKKEAANNEDMNLDACSETIEMEYCTERHLTALRLDKMSRILFPIAFAVFNIIYWPYYLRKGDLIVLNKFV, from the exons GATTTTTCGGTAACCATGTTCCTGCGGGAATACTGGCACGACCCTCGACTGGCTAATAATTCAACATCTCATCTCATCCTTAAAGGAAATGATGTAGACATGGTATGGTCCCCGGACATTTACTTTCTTCATGAAAAGAAAGCTAAGATGCACGACGTAACGGTAACCAACAAACTAATCTACATTCGACCAAATGGGAGTGTCTGGATGAGTTTGAG GCTCAGTGCAACATTAGCATGTCACATGTCGCTGGAATACTTCCCTATGGACTCACAGACTTGCAGCATAGAAATGTCGAGTT ATGCATACAATACTGCCGAGATGACACTATATCTAGTGGAAGAAAAAGTTATCAttgataaaaaaatggaaatACCTCGCTTCGAATTTCTTAACTTTCAAGTTATAAATGACAATATGTCATTTGCTACAG GCACAGTCAGGG GTTCTTTCAGTAAATGCGAAATCAGACTGGAATTTGAGCGCCAGATGCAAGCTTATTTGCTAACGGTATATATTCCCAGCTGTCTTCTGGTTACAATTGCATGGTTGTCTTTCTGGATCGACGCAAGGGCGGCACCAGCGAGAATAACTCTTGGGATTACGACAGTCCTTACGGTGACCACAATGACGTCCGGAATATTGGAAACACTGCCGGTTGTTACATATGCAAAG gCTATTGACCTTTGGCTTGCTGCTTGTCTGCTGTTTGTATTCCTTTGTTTGCTGGAATATGCTTGGGCTAATTACCTTGTAGTACTTGAG CAAAGGCGAATTAAAAAACGAAAATCAATGAGATTAACGAAAAAGAAGGAGGCAGCTAACAACGAGGATATGAACTTGGACGCATGCTCTGAAACAATCGAAATGGAGTATTGTACCGAAAGACACTTAACGGCATTGAGATTGGACAAAATGTCAAGAATTTTATTTCCGATTGCATTTGCTGTGTTCAATATAATATACTGGCCGTACTACCTTCGCAAAGGAGACTTAATAGTGTTGAACAAGTTTGTTTAG